The following proteins come from a genomic window of Clupea harengus chromosome 22, Ch_v2.0.2, whole genome shotgun sequence:
- the LOC105906901 gene encoding psychosine receptor-like produces MANKTGLCPLPQEEPAYYTHILGIIVDWIIILIGLPGIITAIYALQRLVKVDHVAPVYVINLLVSDLFQIAITVVFILSRFFDQTAPVFLALRCISRVIVRLGITASLGFMVCISVERYLTVACPIWYRYRRTVKCSIVMSLCVWVICALYALLDFTLVQDLQESLEVFSVILLTPALPLIVFWVLTHKALKHCRSIQRDESRRIMGALGLVLGIYIVLFLPFCIRNLYYILASVSKHNTSHDLSLVLTSALVYLSPLADPFLYIFMRRDIRNTFGFSLCFWRLFRRARPEEESRQTAESSTTIKLN; encoded by the coding sequence ATGGCCAACAAAACAGGTCTCTGTCCATTACCGCAAGAAGAACCtgcctactacacacacattttaggaATCATAGTGGACTGGATCATCATCCTTATCGGGCTGCCTGGAATCATTACAGCCATTTATGCACTGCAGCGCCTGGTCAAGGTTGACCATGTGGCCCCTGTGTACGTCATCAACCTCCTCGTTTCGGACCTCTTCCAGATTGCAATCACAGTCGTGTTCATCCTGAGCCGGTTCTTTGACCAGACCGCACCAGTCTTTCTGGCGTTACGCTGCATTTCAAGGGTCATTGTGCGACTGGGGATCACCGCCAGCTTGGGGTTTATGGTGTGTATATCTGTGGAGAGGTACCTGACCGTGGCCTGTCCCATATGGTACCGGTACCGCCGGACTGTGAAGTGCTCCATCGTCATGTCGCTCTGTGTCTGGGTAATCTGTGCGCTGTATGCTCTTCTGGATTTCACACTTGTACAGGACCTACAAGAGTCTCTGGAGGTATTCTCAGTCATTCTTCTTACACCGGCCTTACCACTCATTGTGTTCTGGGTGCTCACCCACAAGGCTCTGAAGCACTGCAGGTCCATACAACGAGACGAGAGCAGGAGGATTATGGGTGCCCTGGGCCTAGTCCTGGGCATATACATAGTCCTTTTCCTTCCATTCTGCATCAGGAACCTCTACTACATCCTGGCGTCAGTCAgtaaacacaacacatctcATGATCTGTCGCTGGTGCTCACCAGTGCTCTGGTGTACCTGAGCCCCCTCGCAGATCCCTTCCTGTACATATTCATGAGACGGGACATCAGAAACACCTTTGGCTTCTCGCTCTGCTTTTGGAGGCTGTTTAGGAGAGCCAGGCCTGAGGAGGAATCCAGGCAAACAGCTGAGAGTTCTACGacaataaaattgaattga
- the sall2 gene encoding sal-like protein 3, which yields MSRRKQKRPQQLMNSSPWSSRIHAHEKPFAVRSFSTTLATDSSSFATSSSSWSCQPPLASPPSSKGPLIPSLPADSSASTPCSSQPKPKPSPTSLAGSHHTNPPPDVHPPYLSYPTQIPTPASSAQNHCPRFLMASPKLGVSATTTSSSSSSSSTAPLCPPPHPPTGSPSPVPEGPPSPVTPEPSPGAVPPGQPRAHLSIAVILEELHVLQQRQIHQMQMTEEICRQVLRLGGASCAWDSLPLLLPPLPQLCLEGSKSASRPSQPTPVPTPSSVPPLLACFSSLLPPQAASKPPKPTHPLSQILRPHKSQLESSIGGAGVDNQVYPATGARSSSSSSSSSFSVSNSGGSSYPLSLGLPARTMHEKSTALSASGLGSLSLSNPALPSATAQTAPLPEPNLSSLGVGSTSSFLGRIHHTCRFCGKQFSSDSSLQIHLRSHTGERPYQCPVCLSRFTTRGNLKVHFLRHREQNPELSLSLLPPALFTSGAGTEQSQPMSSSGGGSAMVTAQRQRKRQAEDELFCDGLEVSVPGGGSSTGTGVSSQRTPPSSLPLPPSVDIALISTAHSLIQLNRAAAAAAAAAASMSSASSQTPSSSSSLSSSTSSSTLASSLLSAPVSSASSIAGFFKGAKQQRFDENTPPLPALLQHSAYSQLAHLPTLLFPSASSHHHSALGLLRSPSSSLVTSQHSSSSSSSQQQQQQQQLNFPFSSFSKAATSSATSASTSTLTSDTSKLQRLVEKLEKEPPSPSHWLSSTGEASVGGSMSMTSAPALPTSSSYMSSSASGTSHGATSSSSSSSSTMLSPASTFTREMLAALGITTGRPSGLAGILMPNLGMMSAAAALAPNQCGICLRVLSCPRALRLHQATHLGERPFPCKQCGRSFSTKGSLRAHLATHHARLPNARAQNSCPLCQRKFTNALVLQHHIRMHLGGQLPPEGEGELNSNPTEQDSFSLFQSSEGTATGPSAVDSASSGNELKSTEQRQSIEGSTSVSSSICLPVGGISGVSLSAVGSPRQSYSPDPIPPSDLSPDPTLNPAAHVPLSGSAEPPILSASVPPPPSSKSLSPSPPPATTSPERSTLGDPYVENTITTPARNAASAPSSPVVTKPNSPLSLLGDDDNGLSEPPSFLSMFPAGSRSDLVSLPSMSSQSFSAQPPPQSSASPPPPYPVPTSGTANGGSTLNVDQGNTQPQRAQSPEPCEETKVEVPSCSTPKSTQMVTTSLDVDNQAVPSLDTVDKDSVEPALEAPEQTLLQSRELRMESRSSPPVKDEVMDPGKKMGPEQEQAETVVPISLAPTLPHPAARPEKKTYCCSECGKEYASRSGLKGHMKHHSGTVVKPTRTPVRSTRFSSERHAATSLSTPLPAQPSTATRASVNFWNQYQAFLNSNSGTPAEDMSPVLASQSQGGLEMPQLADSPIRSQLMLEMASGIGSLEEDETDG from the exons ATGTCGCGCCGGAAACAGAAACGACCACAGCAGCTTATGAACTCCTCTCCATGGAGTTCACGGATACATGCGCATG AGAAGCCGTTTGCTGTGAGGTCATTCAGCACAACCCTTGCCACGGACTCTTCCTCATTTGCCACATCTTCCTCGTCTTGGAGCTGCCAGCCCCCCTTGGCCTCGCCCCCTTCCAGCAAGggtcctctcatcccctccctgCCTGCTGACAGCTCGGCTTCCACCCCCTGCTCCAGCCagcccaaacccaaaccctcTCCCACCTCCCTTGCAGGCTCCCACCACACCAATCCACCACCTGACGTCCATCCACCTTACCTGTCTTACCCAACCCAAATCCCCACACCAGCCTCCTCCGCCCAGAACCACTGTCCTCGCTTCCTCATGGCATCTCCAAAACTCGGCGTGTCGGCAACCACCACCTCatcctcctcgtcttcctcctccaccgccCCACTCTGCCCACCGCCGCATCCCCCCACAGGCAGCCCCAGCCCGGTGCCTGAAGGCCCCCCCAGCCCTGTTACCCCTGAACCCAGCCCTGGTGCAGTGCCCCCCGGCCAGCCCCGAGCCCACCTCAGCATCGCCGTGATCCTGGAGGAGCTGCATGTGCTCCAGCAGCGCCAGATCCACCAGATGCAGATGACCGAGGAGATCTGCAGACAGGTGCTGAGGCTGGGTGGGGCGTCCTGCGCTTGGGActccctcccactcctcctGCCCCCTCTGCCCCAGCTGTGCTTGGAGGGGTCCAAAAGTGCCTCCAGGCCGTCCCAGCCTACCCCTGTCCCTACACCGTCCTCAGTGCCTCCTCTCCTCGCATGTTTCTCTTCGTTGCTCCCTCCTCAAGCCGCATCTAAGCCACCAAAGccaacacacccactctctcaaaTTCTGCGCCCTCACAAATCTCAGCTGGAAAGCTCCATTGGAGGAGCAGGAGTAGACAACCAGGTGTATCCAGCCACTGGTGCCCGatcttcatcttcttcctcctcctcttcattcaGTGTTTCCAACTCTGGTGGTTCCAGCTACCCTCTGTCCCTGGGTCTGCCTGCACGCACCATGCATGAGAAATCTACTGCTCTGTCAGCTAGTGGACTCGGTAGTCTCAGTCTTTCCAACCCAGCTCTACCATCAGCCACAGCCCAAACTGCACCCCTACCTGAGCCAAACCTGTCTTCCCTAGGAGTTGGGTCCACATCGTCATTCTTGGGACGCATCCATCACACCTGTCGGTTTTGCGGCAAGCAGTTCAGCAGTGACTCGTCCCTGCAGATCCACCTGCGCTCGCACACGGGCGAACGTCCCTATCAGTGCCCTGTGTGCCTGAGCCGCTTCACCACACGCGGGAACCTCAAGGTGCACTTCCTGCGGCACCGCGAGCAGAACCCAGAGCTCTCGCTCTCCCTGCTGCCCCCGGCCCTCTTCACCTCGGGCGCCGGGACTGAGCAGAGCCAGCCCATGAGCTCCAGCGGTGGAGGAAGTGCCATGGTGACAGCTCAGCGCCAGCGgaagaggcaggcagaggaCGAGCTGTTTTGCGACGGCCTGGAGGTCAGTGTACCTGGGGGAGGGTCCTCCACAGGGACAGGGGTGTCATCCCAGCGtaccccaccctcctctctaCCACTGCCCCCTAGCGTGGACATCGCCCTGATCTCCACAGCTCACTCCCTCATACAGCTCAACAGAGCCGCTGCAGCTGCCGCCGCTGCAGCTGCCTCAATGTCCTCTGCGTCGTCACAaacaccttcctcttcctcctccttatcttcctccacctcttcctccacacTGGCCTCCTCTCTGTTATCTGCTCctgtctcctctgcctcctcgaTCGCAGGGTTCTTCAAGGGCGCCAAGCAGCAGCGCTTCGACGAGAACACGCCTCCACTCCCGGCTCTGCTTCAACACTCTGCCTACTCCCAGCTGGCTCACCTTCCCACACTCCTTTTCCCCTCTGCCTCCAGCCACCACCACTCTGCCCTAGGGCTCCTACGatccccatcctcctccctgGTCACATCCCAgcattcctcttcttcttcttcctctcagcagcagcagcagcagcagcagctcaacTTCCCCTTCTCCTCATTCTCCAAAGCTGCAACCTCGTCTGCCACCTCCGCATCCACCTCCACCCTGACCTCTGACACCTCCAAGCTGCAGAGGCTGGTGGAGAAGTTGGAGAAGGAGCCGCCGAGCCCATCCCACTGGTTGTCTTCCACAGGAGAGGCATCGGTAGGCGGCAGCATGAGCATGACCTCGGCCCCAGCTCTCCCCACCTCCAGTAGCTACATGAGCTCGAGCGCTTCTGGCACCTCCCACGGCgccacctcctcttcatcctcctcctcctctaccatGCTGTCTCCAGCGTCCACCTTCACCAGAGAGATGCTGGCTGCACTGGGCATAACCACTGGCAGGCCATCTGGTTTGGCTGGTATACTGATGCCCAACCTAGGGATGATGAGCGCAGCAGCCGCCCTGGCTCCCAACCAGTGTGGCATCTGTTTGCGGGTGCTGAGCTGCCCTAGGGCACTCCGCCTGCACCAGGCCACACACCTCGGTGAGCGGCCCTTCCCATGCAAGCAGTGCGGACGTTCCTTCTCCACTAAGGGCAGCCTCAGGGCTCACCTGGCCACCCACCATGCGCGCCTGCCCAACGCCCGAGCCCAGAACTCGTGCCCATTGTGCCAGCGCAAGTTCACCAACGCCCTGGTCCTTCAGCACCATATCCGCATGCACCTGGGAGGCCAGCTGCCAccagagggtgaaggagagctGAACTCCAACCCCACAGAACAggactccttctctctgttccagAGCTCTGAAGGAACTGCCACCGGGCCCAGTGCAGTTGATTCTGCCTCCTCGGGCAATGAGTTGAAGAGCACAGAACAGCGTCAGAGCATAGAGGGTAGCACGTCTGTGAGCAGTTCCATATGTCTGCCAGTCGGTGGCATCAGTGGGGTATCCCTGTCAGCTGTGGGCAGCCCCAGACAGTCATACAGCCCTGACCCAATCCCACCCTCTGACCTCAGCCCAGACCCCACCCTCAATCCCGCTGCTCATGTTCCCCTGTCGGGCAGTGCGGAACCGCCCATCCTGAGTGCCAGTGTTCCGCCACCTCCGTCATCCAAatctctttccccatctcctcctcctgccaccACTTCTCCAGAACGTTCTACCCTTGGTGACCCTTATGTGGAAAATACCATCACTACCCCAGCCAGAAATGCCGCCTCTGCCCCAAGCTCCCCTGTGGTGACCAAACCCAACAGCCCCTTGAGTCTACTAGGGGACGATGACAATGGGCTGAGTGAACCTCCGTCTTTCCTATCCATGTTTCCAGCTGGCAGTAGGTCAGATTTGGTGAGTCTTCCAAGCATGTCTTCACAGAGTTTTTCAGCACAGCCCCCTCCTCAGTCCAGTGCCAGCCCTCCTCCACCTTACCCAGTGCCAACCTCAGGTACTGCAAACGGAGGTAGCACACTCAATGTGGACCAGGGTAATACCCAGCCtcagagagcccagagcccagagccctgTGAGGAAACCAAGGTGGAGGTGCCTTCCTGTTCAACACCAAAGAGCACCCAGATGGTGACTACCAGCCTGGACGTGGACAACCAGGCAGTGCCATCATTGGACACTGTGGATAAGGACAGTGTTGAACCTGCACTGGAGGCTCCAGAACAAACACTCCTGCAGTCAAGAGAGCTGAGGATGGAGAGCCGCTCCTCCCCTCCCGTGAAGGATGAAGTGATGGATCCTGGGAAGAAAATGGGGCCAGAGCAGGAACAGGCTGAAACAGTGGTACCCATAAGTCTTGCTCCAACTCTGCCACACCCTGCAGCACGGCCAGAGAAGAAGACCTACTGCTGCTCTGAATGTGGGAAGGAGTATGCCAGCCGCAGCGGTCTGAAG GGGCATATGAAACACCACAGCGGAACGGTTGTCAAGCCAACACGCACTCCTGTGAGATCTACCCGTTTCAGCTCTGAGCGCCACGCTGCCACCTCCCTGtccacccctctccctgcccAGCCCTCCACAGCCACCAGGGCATCCGTCAACTTCTGGAACCAGTACCAGGCCTTTCTCAATTCCAACAGTGGAACCCCAGCTGAGGATATGTCTCCAGTCCTTGCCAGCCAGAGCCAAGGGGGGTTGGAGATGCCTCAGTTAGCCGATTCTCCAATCAGGTCACAGCTGATGTTGGAAATGGCTTCAGGGATTGGCTCCTTGGAGGAGGATGAAACGGATGGCTGA